From Gossypium raimondii isolate GPD5lz chromosome 11, ASM2569854v1, whole genome shotgun sequence:
GATAAAAATAGAAGATTACCAAGACCGAGCAAAACCTCCTGCTTCACCTTGATAGTTGTACTACCATTGTAGTTTGgtgatttttgaagaaaaacctCATAGACATCTAGTACTGAGACAAGGTAAGGCGTTGGAAAGTTCCCCTAAAAAGAAAGTATTTACTTTATGGCTTAAGTGAGTATTTTAACAGGGTTTTGAAGAGGTTGAATGAAATTAGCTAACTTCAAAGCATGAATTTCCACTATAGATGATAAAGTTTTAGAAGCACCTTGCTGCAATGACCAAGCACGGTTGTCTGTAAACAATTTATTGCTGCAAGAGAAACCTCTTTACTACCATTGAAAATGCTATTTTTTACAAAGAGAAGCAAAGATTCCCACCCtgcaaaaaaaaagtgaattttctGGGAAATCTTAGCAGCAAGGAAAAGAAAGGGGGGGGTGGCAGCGCTGGAAAGATAAAACTATAGATTCATCAAAGGAACCAAATTATGGTCATACCCGACCAGAAATTGTTTAAGCTTCTgaggaaaggaaagaaagaacgCAACAATCGTGCTATTCCACTGAAGACTAGTACAAGTGTTTCATCCCATTGTTTCTGAGCTGTGTTCCGactacatttatttttttaaggatcAGAAAGTCATATAGCAAGAGAAATGACTGTCtataattatgataaaataatgtaaaCTGACTACATATGAATAGATACATGCAGccagaattattttattacctaTGATGAATAAGCATGTGAACTGCTTTTCCTCCTCGAATTCCAAGTTCTTTCCCTTGCCATTCATCCTTTGATGAAGTTGCTGCCTGCAAGCAAAATCCTTGAAGCCTATTTACAAAGTTAAGTAAAAGTCTTTTTGTGTCCTTGACAGCTGATTACCCTACCATATGGGAAACACGATCTAATGTTGGGAAAACATAATTCCAGAGACAGTCCTCCCACATGCTTTCTGAAAGTTTTTGCCCATGACCTCCAAGAATTTGAAAGAGTGTCCTGATAGCTGAATTTCTAACCTACATTATACgttaaatttaacataattaaaggATTTAAATATCCAATGGCAATCAAATCACAGCTTGAATCCAAATAAAGCCCAACAGGAGGATTTCAAAAGGTTTGAATATGACAATAGAAGGTAACGAGAAGGTTAACTATAACAAGAATTAAAAATGTCGAGGAGAATAAATTTTCTTGTCTAACAGATCTTGTCAAGCGTCCATTGTTAACTAGCATCACTAAAGCCTGTTACTTGAATACATCAAACTTCAAGTTAAGCATACGAAGCTAGTCAATTCTTGAATGAGATACACATCTTTGAAAAACCAACATCTTACAGAGAAACTGAACCTGTTAAGAAACTACCAGCTTCAAAGCACAGGTACTAAGCATTTacgtttaaataaaaatattagcaTTTTTATGCAAGGTCTCCTCTCCAAGAAAAGACTTTCCAACAGCCACATATCTAATGTGGACCATCAAACATATCTCACCATGAGCAACACAGACATAGATATTACCCAAtctcaatattttcattcatctGTTTATTTCCTGGTTGCTAGGATTTTAGGAAATTCTTTAGCACCTAGCACCAGTTGATTTGTAGAATGAGAATGGcagaaacagaaataaaacataaacacCATTATAACAGGAAAGTTAATCGTACCTCTGGCCTTTCATCAGCTCCAAGTTTTTGAAGCAATGAGAAAACAGAGACTATCAACTTATCTCGGTCCACCATATTGGCTGAGGGAGAATGGCTGTTCATGTCAACAGATATATTGTCTGTCTGCTCTTCCCCATTTTGACCATCCATTTTATTTGAAACAGAAATAACCTCCATAATTTCTGTAGTTGTTTCCTGAGTGTAAATTAATACCACTCACAAGAACATGCACTCAAACAATGatgagataaaaatataatggcACTTTACCCGTTTCCTTCTCTTCTACAGACTCATGTGACAATCCCTTCACAATAAAGTCCGTTGTAGTCCATAATAGCCCAATTGCAGTCAAGCTTATATTCAACTCGGTTTTTTGAGCACCATATGCTCCAGTAACATCAATACATCTGCAATTTTCAGATGCATATTTTGTTACCCTCTAGTATTGCACGTGTCCTTCCAATGGTCAAAATAATCTTgtaaaaataaaccaataaaacaattaaaaatttaatcaccCGGGATCTTACACATTGAGATAGTCTGGAGGTATGGATGAAAGTCCATCATTCATAATCACACGCAGGCTCTAtatagtaaaagaaaaagttaggTCGAACTTACTTTATAGAACCAACCATAATATCAGCATGTATGTGCTTGTGTAACGAAGGAAAGACGATTTCAGAAGATTAATATGAATTTCCCCAACATTTCTCAGGCAAAGATTCACAAACCTGGAAACCCAGAGTGACAAGATCCTTTTCAGATGCATCTGCAACTGACCTAAATGAGAGAAAAAGCAGAGATGACTGACAAAACAGAACCAGATAAAATGAAGTAAATTATCAGAAATCTCAGAATGCCTAACAACACCCCCCCCCCAAACGACAAAAAATAAAGTGGAAGTAAACAGCAGAGAAGAAGGCAAACCTCAACAATTCAAGTATATCAGGCCAACAGTATCGCAATTTTTCTCCGCACCTCTGGGAAAGCATTtgtaattaaaaacaaaatgagcATAGTTGACATGTAATTAACTTAAGCTTCAATCAGTTTCCCTGCTGTAGCATATACCTCCAAGACATGCAGAAGAATTTTCAATGACCCAGCACGGACATCAATGCtttgagaagaagaaaataggaCCCTCAGAGGAGATATGACAGCAGATTCAAGCAGCCTTAGTTCTGTTTCATTACTTTCTAactacacacacacacacagagAAGAGTAACTATAAGCAGCATGaatatacatacacacacaaaTATGTCCTCAAATTATATAGTTAATCCAGTCATAAAAAAGAAGTTCTCACATCCTGAGAATTGTCATCAGATCTGGACAATGCATGATCTTCATTTTCAGAACCTAAAACAGCACAAATTGATTGATCCAACGCATCAAGTGCCATGTTTCTCAAATGCTGATTAGAATTGTCAGCAAGCTGCAGCATTTCTTTTTGTCATGAAAGATCTAAACTCTAAATAATGCTAGCATTACTCATTGAATGAGAAGTATAAGTTATGATCACCTCAAGAAAGTGCCCAACAACTTGATCCCACAATGGTAAAACACCTATACCAGGAAAAAATCGATAAAAATTTAAGCCAAATTATTCTTCATATTGCTGAAGGTTTTGGTAGTTACGCTCTTTATAATAAGTTAATAACAAACATAAGCATGAAGAGCAGATAAATCTGcaaaaattcaaacatgggAAGATTTGTGAATATTGATGTGAGGCATGAACCTATGATAATGTCATCTATTATGATTATGAAACTTCAAGAAACATCAGCAAAACCATACTACTTACGGTGAAGATTGTTGACAAGGATGGATATCATTCTTTCAACTGAAAAATTGATACTCCCAATTTTCTGACTTGTTGATGGTCCAAAACCACTTGAAGTGTCAAGCATGCATTGATGTGACAATTGACAAAGTGCAGAAAGAAGTGACTTAACAGCAGATATGTGCATAAGTGCTGAGCTCTCGAACAGCTTTCAAGAAAAAAACAGAAGGTTAGATAATGCACcttattattagttatttacaaGATAGAAAGGGTAGTGGAAactagaaggaaaaaaaatggaagaaaaacataaaacagGTAGTTCTAAATATTCTGGAACACCATCCACTTTTTACAATGGATTTTTGAAAATCCTCAAAGTTTGGCCATTGACTACATAAGAGAATATGGACAAAAGGAACAGTCAAGGTCAAAACTTTCCATTAGAGTTCCCCAAGCCTTTATCAGCTATCATACCACTACCAAAAAGTACTAGTTTCTAATACCTGAGAATTTAAAGAGGAGAGAATACTGAAATCACTGTATTGACCAGATGATGCTCTTGTAACTCTTGGCACAGATGTGGAAACTTCCTGTAGTTACAAAAAATAAGAGATTTTTACAGTTTAATGAGTGTATTGATATAAACTCTGTTCAAATGCCAGAACTGAATGAATGggttaacaatttaaaaattcattttcagaACACCAAGACGTAATTGAGCTGTCTCAAGGGAAAACAAGGCATCAGCAATAGGGAAACTATTGCTTATTCCAGTATAATGCTGTTGAAACTACtaactttattttattgaatgacAACAAGATGGATACGGGATGCTGCTGAAAAAATTACACCTAAAAATGCTTCCCAAATTACCTGTGTGGCGGCATGTGGCGAATGGATTGCTCTGTCCAGTGCAGACAAAGTTTCCAACACCTACATTTATATATCATAAACAATCATAATTTTGAACTCTCACCAAGTTCAGAAAGATATAAAAACCAGACCAACATACCAATACCCAAGAGGGGCCCAACACATTATGTAGTCTATGAGCAATGTTGAAGAGAGTCCTCAAAGCCTGGGTCATGAGTGCAATTAGAACCAAGTATCTTTTTCGAGAGTGTTTAATCTGTTATATGATATGGAAAATTAAGTGAATATACCATACTCACGAAACCATTCATGATACCTGCACGTTCTTTGGTGTAAGGACAATGTTATCTCTCTGGTCAGAATTTATATCAGAACGTTTTGATGCAGGAGAGAGTAATACGCCACTGAAATCTCAATTTTAAGCATTGTCAGAATGCTAGTACAACCTTTAAGAggatacactaaaaatatttctaCAACAAATTATGCATGTATCACCTTTAAAAAGAACACTTAAGCATGCTAAACAATTGCATAAAATGTTTAAAGAGAAAATACCAAACAATGTACATTAGATTAAATGTGCCAATAGTTAATACCAAGCTTATTTTGAAGAGCAACCCAAACGTCAACATTTGTAAAAAAGTGCAAGAGCATAAAAACGAAACCATCATGAGAGTTGTCTTAAGATATTAACATCATGATCTTAGATTTATAAAAGCCCCACACCATCACAATTGTATTCGGAAGCTTTATCGTGACTTATTGATGGACTCATGAGGAACTTTGCTTGTAGCTTCTCTTTTACAAGGAATCAATCGGTCTCTTCTAGTGAAGTTATTGGTTACATCTTTCACTTCAAGCTAcctaattttctatattttaatgcTGGCAATCCTGCTTTTTATATTTATGCTTCAAACAATTTCCAAAGGCATTGTGCCATTTGCTAGACTAGTAGCTTAATCTTCCAGATTTTGCTAAATCCCCATATTGGGTCTCTTCCATTCCATGGCTTTGTTACTAGTCACCTTGATAGCAGTGGCTATGATTTCAAAAAACCTTAAAAGCAAATGGGGTCACTCTTAAGCAACAATGAGAATAAATAGATTTCTCTTATTGATATTCTTTTCGGTGTTTTTGTTGCAAGAAACGAAGGACAAATTTAATAACACTATTTTGTCAAAAAACTGATTAAGAACACCTTAAAAAGGGGGATTCAGGGAGGATGGAGACAGAGTATTACTTTTGAAACCAAAGTAACCTGTACACTAGACCCCAAACCTCCGTaggaaaaaaagggaaacaaCCTTTTCAGAAATCAGAAACCACTGTAATCATTAAGCCATACCTTCTTCTTTCCACTTCGTTTGGGAAATTGATCGTAAATTTGCAAAGTGATGCTAAGAAAGAATTTAAAGGCTCTATGGCATGAAGTACTCCACATGCCTGCAGAATATTCAAAAAGGGTCAGCAGAAATGATCATCTTGCATTGGAACACCCATATCTAAATAAATAGAGTCCATTAGAAAATTTAGGCCTCTACTGCAGTGAACAAATATTAATAGTTACCCGGTGGCTACGAGTGAAAACAACTATAAGTTGCTTTTGAAAGAACTAAAACACAAATTATCCAACCCATAGGTATTAAGGCTTAGTTGAATTGATAGAAATAGCAGTCAAAATTAGCagacaatttataatttattatgcAATATAGGGTTACCTGAGTAAATGCCTGATACCCCTTTAATATTTCCAACACAATAGCCTCTCCTTGAGACCTTCAAATTGAACTAGAATTAGAATGcatacacacctggttttgctTGAGAGAAACAGAAACACAAACTCAGAGAAAAAAATTCACCCAACCTTGCTAAAATAAGGGACAGAGCATCAAGAATAGTCAACCACAATGAATCAACCATTGAAATACAGAGAACTGCAGTTTTTCCCGTACATTTTGCTGAAGGTACATAATCACATCTAGGAGATTCAAGCTGCTTGCATCAAGAGAATAGAAAATTTGGTAAAAAACGAAAAGCATACAACATTATATAAGACAGGACACATTCCCACTTACCTCCCCAGCATCCACAGCTTCATCAGTCAGTGAAGCTACAGTAAAGACAACACCCAGCAAACCTTCAATTGCCACAGAAATAGCATGTGCCTCGCTAGCAACCAGGACTGCAGCATTTGATGCATCATTGTCAAGACTCCACTCAATTCCTGCCAATCACAAACCAACATCACAGTAATAAAGTTATTAAGCAAGAAACTATGGAATAGTTGTAAGTCTAGATACCAATGTACTGTTAATGGAGGGGATGCATCTGATACATCAATCCATTTAACTAAGAGAAGGACATCTCTAAAGTCTAAAAACTAACTATCTGCATATATATTGAGCTATGAGCTGTGTGCGATGAAACCAATATGACCTAGGAAATTTCTATTGTATTTCAAAGATTTGGCCACCATTGATACTCATTTACAGATTTTTCAACAGGATCATTCTTTTTACAGATGTATTTTTACAGATAAGTAACTAAATGTAGCAGTTAAGAACACTACAGGGTGGCACTGCTGAAGAATTTCAGTTCTAGTAATAACAATCCGTCGCTACTTatgcaaaataaaacaaaaaagccACTACCACATTTGCAATCACTGTAATACTCAGTTCTATGAAATTATTTCCTTTCATTCTTCCAGACAGGAAGATGGacacatttcatattttcaatctTCTACATTCTAGCAGTTTGAATTCCAAGTAATTGCAAATGTCAAAAAGAAACCATGTCATCTTTGGAAAACAGTGGCAAcgcatttttttttcttaattccAAAGTTGCTGGatcaaatgaaacaaaaatacaaGTCTTTAAAAGAAGAATAGGGTTTGCCATGGTGaaacaaattatgaaataaagaacatcttcaatttctcattttatcAGCAGATACTAAGGATAAACATAGCCAACGATAGCAAAGCACATTGGACAAGATGAACtacaaatccaaaatttaaaacaagaaagaaagcATATCACCTTTAGCTTTGCTACTGAACATCCCTGCAACTGCAGCCAGGCTCTCTTCACTTGTCTCAAGAAACTAACAGATAGAAAATGATGTTAGAGAAGGGTTTAATGTGTCCTCAGGTATCTCACCTGTACTAAAATAAACTCCCCAAGTTGAAAGTGTCTAAATGTAAAAACTCACAATGAACAAGAAAATAGTCCAGTTATCATAAGTTAATAGACAAACAGTTGATGAAGTCACGGCAGAGCCAACAGATGATAGAGAAcaaaaattgagaaagaaatatGGCAGGGTTGAAGTGAAGGAAAATCTCGAAATTTTAATCTTACAGAAAGCTAAAATTTATTCAACCtcacaaaaattgaaaaaactcaGAGGAAAAATATTCTGTGTTTTTCTACTGCTTTAGTTTACAGATTATAAAGAGaggaataattattttaaaggaaacaattcctaatttcctaagaatcagtaactgagattagtttctatttacaaggGAACTACTAGTAATAAGGTAAggtttctatccttaattatagggattccaaCACTCCCCCTCAAGCTGGAGTGTAGATGTTAATCAAACCCAGCTTGCCAATAAGTTCTTCAAACATGTTTCTGTTCAAACTTTTAGTTAACATGTCTGCAACTTGTTGTCTAGTAGGTAGGTAGGTGACGCATACTTCTCCTGagtgtattttttcttttataaagtgacGATCTATTTCCACATGTTTGGTCCGATCATGATGCACAGGATTATGTGCTATGCTGACAGCAGCTTGGTTGACACAGTACATCTTCATAGGTCTGGTATAAGGCACTTTTAGTTCTCCCATAAGTCTTTGTATCCAAATTCCTTCGCATATACCATGAGATAGTGCTCGATACTCTGCCTCTGCACTGCTGTGTGCTACCACAGACTATTTTTTGCTCCTCCACTTCACGAGATTACCCCAAACATAACTACAATAGCCGCTTGTAGAGCGTCTATCATTAACAGAACCTGCCCAATCTGCATCAGTGTAGACTTCCACGCTTCGGTTGACAGTCTTCTTGAAGTACAGACCTTTACCAGGAGTTCCTTTTAGATATCTTAGTATTCTATATGCAGCTTCCAAGTGCTTCTCCCTCGGGGCATGCATATACTGACTAATAACACTCACACTGAAGGCTATGTCTGGACGGGTGTGAGACAAGTAGATGAGCCTTCCTACTAGACGTTGATATCTCCTCCTGCCGATTTCTTCTCCATCCTCATTAGTTCCCAATTTAAGGTTAAACTCCATAGGAGTTTCGGCTGGTTTGCTGCCCATCAAACCAACTTCCGACAATAGATCAAGAACATATTTCCTTTGGGAAATGAAGATACCTTTTTTCGACCTTGCTACCTCTataccaagaaaatatttaagactccccaagtctttaagttcaaactctgtaccaagaaattctttcaatctcaaaatttcGCTCGAGTCATTTCCTGTTAATATTATATCGTCGACATAAACGATAAGGATGCAGTATTTACCCTCTTCCGAGTGCTTGTAGAACATGGTGTGGTCTGCCTGTCCTTGAATGTAATTTTTGCTAGTCATAGCTTTTGCAAATTGGCTGAACCACGCTCGTGGAGATTGTTTCAGCCCATACAAGGATTTCTTCAACTTACACACTTGGTCCTTGTTTTCTTCAAACCCGGGTGGGAAATACATGTACACCTCCTTATTTAATTCCTCGTCGAGAAAAGCATTTTTTACATCCAATTGAGTCAAGTGCCAATCAAGGTTGGCAGCAAGAGATAGCAGAACCCGAACGGTGTTTAGTTTGGCAACCGGTGCAAATGTCTCATTGTAGTCAAGACCATAAGTTTGGGTGAATCCCTCAGCCACAAGTCGAGCTTTGTATCGGTCAATACGGCCATCAGGTTTAAATATCGTAGTGAAAATCCATTTGCACCCTAcggtttttttccctttaggTAGATCCGAGACTTCCCATGTTTCATTGTTTTTGAGGGCCTTCATTTCTTCCATCACGGCTTGTCTCCACTCAGCTGATTCAAGAGCCTCTTCTATATTTTTTGGAGATTTTACAGAATCAACATTAGTCACAAAAGCTTTGTAAG
This genomic window contains:
- the LOC105804726 gene encoding uncharacterized protein LOC105804726 isoform X2, with the translated sequence MKETATSSGKLGLRLLEDLTALAAGGSACWLHVSSLQRTFALDILEFILSNYVAMFKILVPYEQVLQHQICSLLMTSLRTNYELEGEVGEPYFRRLVLRSVAHIIKLYSSSLITECEVFLSMLIKLTFLDLPLWHRILVLEILRGFCVEARTLRILFQNFDMHPKNTNVVEGMVKALARVVSSVQFLETSEESLAAVAGMFSSKAKGIEWSLDNDASNAAVLVASEAHAISVAIEGLLGVVFTVASLTDEAVDAGELESPRCDYVPSAKCTGKTAVLCISMVDSLWLTILDALSLILARSQGEAIVLEILKGYQAFTQACGVLHAIEPLNSFLASLCKFTINFPNEVERRSGVLLSPASKRSDINSDQRDNIVLTPKNVQALRTLFNIAHRLHNVLGPSWVLVLETLSALDRAIHSPHAATQEVSTSVPRVTRASSGQYSDFSILSSLNSQLFESSALMHISAVKSLLSALCQLSHQCMLDTSSGFGPSTSQKIGSINFSVERMISILVNNLHRVLPLWDQVVGHFLELADNSNQHLRNMALDALDQSICAVLGSENEDHALSRSDDNSQDLESNETELRLLESAVISPLRVLFSSSQSIDVRAGSLKILLHVLERCGEKLRYCWPDILELLRSVADASEKDLVTLGFQSLRVIMNDGLSSIPPDYLNVCIDVTGAYGAQKTELNISLTAIGLLWTTTDFIVKGLSHESVEEKETEIMEVISVSNKMDGQNGEEQTDNISVDMNSHSPSANMVDRDKLIVSVFSLLQKLGADERPEVRNSAIRTLFQILGGHGQKLSESMWEDCLWNYVFPTLDRVSHMAATSSKDEWQGKELGIRGGKAVHMLIHHSRNTAQKQWDETLVLVFSGIARLLRSFFPFLRSLNNFWSGWESLLLFVKNSIFNGSKEVSLAAINCLQTTVLGHCSKGNFPTPYLVSVLDVYEVFLQKSPNYNGSTTIKVKQEVLLGLGELYVQAQRMFDDQMYKRLLAIIGLAIKQTVTKSDNCEAEPGHVPHLLRTVLEVLPMLRPAEHLSSMWLILLRELLQYLPGQDSPPQGEEEEAGEVSTSDHIPDVNVKMKCETPNDTASASVQKAELPSPTSSSAQEATVNIPSYLLAEKLIPVLVDLILQAPAVEKYIIFPEVIHSLGRSMTTRRDNPDDSLWRLAVKGFNRMLVGDISETTVDSGPDSKFSKPARLRIWKKVADVYEIFLVGYCGRALPSNSLSPATLKDDESLEMTIVDILGEQILKSPIDAPIEILQRLVSTLDRCASRTCSLPVETVELMPLHCSRFSLKCLQTLFSLSSFSDEEGNWSLTRSEVSKLVIMVLMMRCECILNRFLADEKDVGDRPLPTVRLEEVIFVLQELARLVIHSDTASVLPLNPHLRSTLAEGSSGKQPHLLVLFPSLSELVVSREGRVRELVKDLLKLIAKELTLEKVNTGC
- the LOC105804726 gene encoding uncharacterized protein LOC105804726 isoform X3, producing MFKILVPYEQVLQHQICSLLMTSLRTNYELEGEVGEPYFRRLVLRSVAHIIKLYSSSLITECEVFLSMLIKLTFLDLPLWHRILVLEILRGFCVEARTLRILFQNFDMHPKNTNVVEGMVKALARVVSSVQFLETSEESLAAVAGMFSSKAKGIEWSLDNDASNAAVLVASEAHAISVAIEGLLGVVFTVASLTDEAVDAGELESPRCDYVPSAKCTGKTAVLCISMVDSLWLTILDALSLILARSQGEAIVLEILKGYQAFTQACGVLHAIEPLNSFLASLCKFTINFPNEVERRSGVLLSPASKRSDINSDQRDNIVLTPKNVQALRTLFNIAHRLHNVLGPSWVLVLETLSALDRAIHSPHAATQEVSTSVPRVTRASSGQYSDFSILSSLNSQLFESSALMHISAVKSLLSALCQLSHQCMLDTSSGFGPSTSQKIGSINFSVERMISILVNNLHRVLPLWDQVVGHFLELADNSNQHLRNMALDALDQSICAVLGSENEDHALSRSDDNSQDLESNETELRLLESAVISPLRVLFSSSQSIDVRAGSLKILLHVLERCGEKLRYCWPDILELLRSVADASEKDLVTLGFQSLRVIMNDGLSSIPPDYLNVCIDVTGAYGAQKTELNISLTAIGLLWTTTDFIVKGLSHESVEEKETEIMEVISVSNKMDGQNGEEQTDNISVDMNSHSPSANMVDRDKLIVSVFSLLQKLGADERPEVRNSAIRTLFQILGGHGQKLSESMWEDCLWNYVFPTLDRVSHMAATSSKDEWQGKELGIRGGKAVHMLIHHSRNTAQKQWDETLVLVFSGIARLLRSFFPFLRSLNNFWSGWESLLLFVKNSIFNGSKEVSLAAINCLQTTVLGHCSKGNFPTPYLVSVLDVYEVFLQKSPNYNGSTTIKVKQEVLLGLGELYVQAQRMFDDQMYKRLLAIIGLAIKQTVTKSDNCEAEPGHVPHLLRTVLEVLPMLRPAEHLSSMWLILLRELLQYLPGQDSPPQGEEEEAGEVSTSDHIPDVNVKMKCETPNDTASASVQKAELPSPTSSSAQEATVNIPSYLLAEKLIPVLVDLILQAPAVEKYIIFPEVIHSLGRSMTTRRDNPDDSLWRLAVKGFNRMLVGDISETTVDSGPDSKFSKPARLRIWKKVADVYEIFLVGYCGRALPSNSLSPATLKDDESLEMTIVDILGEQILKSPIDAPIEILQRLVSTLDRCASRTCSLPVETVELMPLHCSRFSLKCLQTLFSLSSFSDEEGNWSLTRSEVSKLVIMVLMMRCECILNRFLADEKDVGDRPLPTVRLEEVIFVLQELARLVIHSDTASVLPLNPHLRSTLAEGSSGKQPHLLVLFPSLSELVVSREGRVRELVKDLLKLIAKELTLEKVNTGC
- the LOC105804726 gene encoding uncharacterized protein LOC105804726 isoform X4, producing MTSLRTNYELEGEVGEPYFRRLVLRSVAHIIKLYSSSLITECEVFLSMLIKLTFLDLPLWHRILVLEILRGFCVEARTLRILFQNFDMHPKNTNVVEGMVKALARVVSSVQFLETSEESLAAVAGMFSSKAKGIEWSLDNDASNAAVLVASEAHAISVAIEGLLGVVFTVASLTDEAVDAGELESPRCDYVPSAKCTGKTAVLCISMVDSLWLTILDALSLILARSQGEAIVLEILKGYQAFTQACGVLHAIEPLNSFLASLCKFTINFPNEVERRSGVLLSPASKRSDINSDQRDNIVLTPKNVQALRTLFNIAHRLHNVLGPSWVLVLETLSALDRAIHSPHAATQEVSTSVPRVTRASSGQYSDFSILSSLNSQLFESSALMHISAVKSLLSALCQLSHQCMLDTSSGFGPSTSQKIGSINFSVERMISILVNNLHRVLPLWDQVVGHFLELADNSNQHLRNMALDALDQSICAVLGSENEDHALSRSDDNSQDLESNETELRLLESAVISPLRVLFSSSQSIDVRAGSLKILLHVLERCGEKLRYCWPDILELLRSVADASEKDLVTLGFQSLRVIMNDGLSSIPPDYLNVCIDVTGAYGAQKTELNISLTAIGLLWTTTDFIVKGLSHESVEEKETEIMEVISVSNKMDGQNGEEQTDNISVDMNSHSPSANMVDRDKLIVSVFSLLQKLGADERPEVRNSAIRTLFQILGGHGQKLSESMWEDCLWNYVFPTLDRVSHMAATSSKDEWQGKELGIRGGKAVHMLIHHSRNTAQKQWDETLVLVFSGIARLLRSFFPFLRSLNNFWSGWESLLLFVKNSIFNGSKEVSLAAINCLQTTVLGHCSKGNFPTPYLVSVLDVYEVFLQKSPNYNGSTTIKVKQEVLLGLGELYVQAQRMFDDQMYKRLLAIIGLAIKQTVTKSDNCEAEPGHVPHLLRTVLEVLPMLRPAEHLSSMWLILLRELLQYLPGQDSPPQGEEEEAGEVSTSDHIPDVNVKMKCETPNDTASASVQKAELPSPTSSSAQEATVNIPSYLLAEKLIPVLVDLILQAPAVEKYIIFPEVIHSLGRSMTTRRDNPDDSLWRLAVKGFNRMLVGDISETTVDSGPDSKFSKPARLRIWKKVADVYEIFLVGYCGRALPSNSLSPATLKDDESLEMTIVDILGEQILKSPIDAPIEILQRLVSTLDRCASRTCSLPVETVELMPLHCSRFSLKCLQTLFSLSSFSDEEGNWSLTRSEVSKLVIMVLMMRCECILNRFLADEKDVGDRPLPTVRLEEVIFVLQELARLVIHSDTASVLPLNPHLRSTLAEGSSGKQPHLLVLFPSLSELVVSREGRVRELVKDLLKLIAKELTLEKVNTGC